The following proteins are encoded in a genomic region of Bacillota bacterium:
- a CDS encoding trehalose utilization protein ThuA: MSCVTRVTVWNENRHEKSDERIAKVYPEGIHGAIASYLRTQPGFEVRTATLDEPEHGLTDEVLANTDVLTWWGHMAHGDVSDAVVDKVHKRVLDGMGLIVLHSGHFSKIFRKLMGTTCNLKWREIGEKQRLWVVEPGHPIVEGIGEYFELEHEEMYGERFDIPAPDTLVFISWFPGGEVFRSGCCYHRGRGKIFYFQPGHETYPTYYNPTVLKVIANAVRWAAPGDGPKPTFGNYKPLECL; encoded by the coding sequence ATGAGTTGCGTCACACGGGTAACCGTATGGAATGAAAACCGACATGAGAAGAGTGACGAACGTATCGCCAAAGTCTATCCGGAGGGTATCCACGGAGCTATAGCAAGCTATCTGCGAACTCAGCCCGGGTTTGAGGTCCGAACTGCGACGCTTGACGAACCTGAGCATGGTCTTACAGATGAGGTCCTTGCCAACACGGACGTTCTCACCTGGTGGGGCCATATGGCTCATGGAGATGTAAGCGATGCGGTAGTTGACAAGGTACATAAACGGGTCCTGGATGGAATGGGCCTCATTGTTCTCCATTCCGGCCATTTCTCCAAGATCTTCAGAAAGCTCATGGGCACCACATGCAATCTCAAGTGGCGTGAGATAGGCGAGAAGCAACGCCTCTGGGTGGTAGAGCCCGGCCATCCCATCGTGGAGGGTATAGGGGAATACTTTGAGCTCGAGCATGAGGAGATGTATGGAGAACGCTTTGATATCCCCGCGCCCGATACCCTGGTCTTTATAAGCTGGTTCCCCGGAGGAGAAGTGTTCCGCAGTGGTTGCTGCTATCATCGTGGACGAGGGAAGATCTTCTATTTCCAGCCCGGTCACGAGACTTACCCAACGTATTATAATCCGACTGTGCTCAAGGTGATAGCAAATGCGGTTCGCTGGGCTGCGCCGGGGGATGGTCCTAAGCCGACATTTGGGAACTATAAGCCGCTGGAATGCCTATGA
- a CDS encoding type II toxin-antitoxin system Phd/YefM family antitoxin codes for MIVSATDLKNNLGKYLRLSAREDIIITSNGRYVARLTAYEDTHATAAPGMSQEEAPEYIHAQRKVTYEEFLRLTENSEERYEYIDGEIYQLASPTTSHQKALGELHIIFHNWFRGKPCRPMLAPYDITLRRNPEDINVVQPDLMVICDLEEKLNEKDYYMGIPALIVEILSESTRGKDAIRKLDLYMSTGVKEYWIVNPFNREVTIYFFENNDLSQSATYRYGETAASYAFPGLEASLEQIFA; via the coding sequence ATGATCGTGAGCGCCACCGATCTCAAGAATAACCTCGGCAAGTATCTAAGGCTCTCAGCTCGCGAAGATATCATTATCACCAGCAACGGCCGCTATGTGGCCAGATTGACCGCCTACGAGGATACCCATGCAACGGCCGCTCCCGGGATGAGCCAGGAGGAGGCGCCGGAATATATCCATGCCCAAAGGAAGGTTACATACGAGGAGTTTCTGCGCCTCACAGAGAACAGCGAGGAGAGATATGAGTATATCGATGGCGAAATCTATCAGCTGGCTTCACCGACGACTTCGCACCAGAAAGCTCTCGGCGAACTCCACATCATCTTTCATAATTGGTTCAGGGGCAAGCCGTGTCGCCCGATGTTGGCGCCTTATGACATTACGCTCAGACGAAACCCCGAAGACATCAACGTGGTCCAACCCGACCTTATGGTGATCTGCGACCTTGAGGAGAAATTAAATGAAAAGGATTATTATATGGGAATCCCCGCGCTCATAGTGGAAATACTCTCTGAAAGCACGCGCGGCAAGGACGCGATCCGAAAGCTTGATCTCTATATGTCGACGGGGGTAAAGGAATATTGGATCGTTAATCCTTTCAACCGGGAAGTAACCATCTACTTTTTCGAGAACAACGACTTGAGTCAAAGCGCGACCTATAGATATGGGGAGACCGCCGCTTCATACGCTTTTCCAGGTCTAGAGGCGAGCCTCGAGCAGATCTTTGCCTAG